Proteins co-encoded in one Populus trichocarpa isolate Nisqually-1 chromosome 10, P.trichocarpa_v4.1, whole genome shotgun sequence genomic window:
- the LOC7459750 gene encoding phragmoplastin DRP1C, giving the protein MATMESLIGLVNRIQRACTVLGDYGGEGMSLWEALPSVAVVGGQSSGKSSVLESVVGRDFLPRGSGIVTRRPLVLQLHKIDGGSDYAEFLHAPRKKFTDFASVRKEIADETDRITGKSKQISNVPIHLSIYSPNVVNLTLIDLPGLTKVAVEGQPESIVEDIENMVRSYVEKPNSIILAISPANQDIATSDAIKLAREVDPSGERTFGVLTKLDLMDKGTNALDVIEGRSYRLQHPWVGIVNRSQADINKNVDMIAARRKEREYFETSPEYGHLSSKMGAEYLAKLLSKHLETVIRQRIPSIIALINKTIDELNAELDRIGRPIAVDSGAQLYTILELCRAFDRVFKEHLDGGRPGGDRIYGVFDHQLPAALKKLPFDRHLSMKNVQKVVSEADGYQPHLIAPEQGYRRLIDGSISYFKGPAEATVDAVHFVLKELVRKSIALTEELKRFPTLQSDIAAAANEALERFRDESRRTVQRLVDMESSYLTVEFFRKLHLEPEKNTNTNPNQPGPNADRYNDNHFRRIGSNVSAYIGMVCDTLRNSIPKAVVYCQVREAKRCLLNNFYAQVGRREKERLGAMLDEDPQLMERRTTIAKRLELYKSARDEIDSVAWK; this is encoded by the exons ATGGCTACAATGGAGAGCTTGATCGGTCTCGTAAACAGAATCCAAAGAGCTTGCACTGTTCTCGGCGATTATGGCGGTGAAGGCATGTCCCTCTGGGAAGCTCTTCCGTCCGTTGCTGTTGTTGGTGGCCAG AGTTCTGGAAAATCTTCAGTTTTGGAAAGCGTTGTTGGCAGAGATTTCCTTCCTCGTGGATCTG GTATTGTTACAAGGAGGCCACTGGTATTGCAACTTCATAAGATAGATGGCGGGTCTGATTATGCCGAGTTTCTTCATGCGCCCAGGAAGAAGTTTACTGATTTTG CTTCTGTCCGTAAGGAAATCGCAGATGAAACAGATCGCATTACTGGGAAGAGCAAGCAAATCTCTAATGTTCCAATTCATCTCAGTATATACTCTCCAAATG TTGTCAATCTAACCCTCATAGATCTTCCTGGTTTGACAAAGGTGGCTGTAG AGGGCCAGCCAGAGAGCATAGTTGAAGATATTGAAAACATGGTCCGTTCTTATGTGGAGAAG CCCAACAGCATCATATTGGCTATTTCTCCTGCGAATCAAGATATTGCCACTTCAGATGCCATAAAACTAGCAAGAGAAGTTGATCCTTCAG GTGAAAGAACCTTTGGTGTGCTGACAAAGCTTGATCTGATGGACAAGGGAACCAATGCTCTGGAT GTTATTGAAGGGCGGTCATATAGGCTACAGCATCCCTGGGTTGGAATTGTTAATCGTTCACAAGCTGACATCAACAAGAATGTGGACATGATTGCTGCCCGTCGGAAGGAGAGAGAATATTTTGAAACAAGCCCCGAGTATGGACATTTGTCCAGTAAAATGGGTGCAGAGTATCTTGCAAAACTTTTGTCCAAG CATTTAGAGACAGTTATCAGACAGCGGATACCAAGTATCATTGCTCTAATAAACAAGACTATTGATGAGCTTAATGCAGAGTTGGACCGCATTGGCAGGCCTATTGCAGTAGACTCGGGG GCTCAGCTGTATACGATTCTAGAATTGTGTCGTGCATTTGACCGTGTATTTAAGGAACACCTTGATGGAGG GCGTCCTGGTGGAGATCGAATATATGGTGTTTTTGACCATCAACTACCAGCTGCTTTGAAGAAGCTGCCGTTTGATCGTCATCTCTCTATGAAAAATGTGCAAAAAGTTGTTTCAGAAGCTGATGGTTATCAGCCACATTTAATTGCTCCAGAACAGGGATACAGAAGACTAATTGATGGATCCATAAGCTATTTCAAAGGACCGGCGGAAGCAACTGTGGATGCA GTGCACTTTGTTTTGAAGGAACTTGTTCGGAAGTCAATAGCTTTAACGGAG GAACTGAAGCGATTTCCAACCCTTCAATCTGACATTGCTGCTGCTGCAAATGAAGCTTTGGAGAGATTCCGCGATGAAAGCCGAAGAACAGTTCAACGCCTGGTTGACATGGAGTCTAGCTATCTTACTGTGGAATTTTTCCGAAAGCTTCACCTAGAACCAGAGAAGAACACAAACACCAACCCAAATCAACCAGGCCCAAATGCGGATCGTTACAATGACAATCATTTCAGGAGGATTG GATCCAATGTCAGTGCCTATATTGGTATGGTTTGTGATACACTGAGGAACTCCATTCCGAAAGCTGTGGTTTATTGCCAGGTTCGAGAGGCTAAGAGATGTCTTCTGAATAACTTCTATGCTCAAGTTGGGAGGAGGGAg